The following proteins are encoded in a genomic region of Entelurus aequoreus isolate RoL-2023_Sb linkage group LG01, RoL_Eaeq_v1.1, whole genome shotgun sequence:
- the LOC133646144 gene encoding LOW QUALITY PROTEIN: sodium- and chloride-dependent neutral and basic amino acid transporter B(0+)-like (The sequence of the model RefSeq protein was modified relative to this genomic sequence to represent the inferred CDS: inserted 3 bases in 2 codons; deleted 1 base in 1 codon; substituted 1 base at 1 genomic stop codon), translating into MLECVGVAMVLVTLMVSIYYNVIIAYSLYYMFTSFQSPLPWSTCMEWADSNCSTSPKVTNWTQENTKXRVPVQSPSEQYWDHVTLQRSASIVWHLALRLLLSSVLVAAALVKGIRKSGGVVYFTATFPYVVLVVLLIRGVTLEGARDGMELYVRSRSNLTKLTEAHVWKDAATRTFYSLSVGWGGVMTLASYSKFHNNVLKDAFVVTLTNAEVVTTCLIDSFPETFTSKQATLTMATSGLLYLLGLPCLTRAGIYXVTLIDQFVASWVLLILALLEIMGVVYIYGGNRFMIDAEMMLGYRSSSYWFWWRACWFFISPCVILVILIWSLLTFTPPTYGTVHYPVWALALGWCMVAFIXWKLIKVQGNAAERVKSLCSPSEKWHPYLDVHRGEQYSEIDCGQGKHHSK; encoded by the exons GTGTTGGCGTTGCCATGGTGCTGGTGACCCTGATGGTGTCCATCTACTACAATGTGATCATCGCCTACAGCCTCTACTACATGTTTACATCCTTCCAGTCTCCTCTGCCTTGGTCCACTTGCATGGAGTGGGCCGACAGCAACTGCAGCACCTCACCAAAAG TGACCAACTGGACTcaagaaaacacaa taagagTTCCAGTGCAGAGTCCCAGTGAGCAGTACTGGGA TCATGTGACTCTACAGAGATCCGCTAGTATCGTTTGGCACTTGGCTCTCCGTTTGCTGCTCAGCTCTGTCCTCGTTGCTGCAGCGCTTGTCAAAGGCATCAGGAAAA gtGGTGGA GTCGTGTATTTCACCGCCACGTTTCCATATGTGGTGCTTGTGGTCTTGCTGATCAGG GGGGTGACGCTGGAGGGAGCCAGAGATGGGATGGAGCTCTACGTCAGGTCCCGATCCAACTTGACCAAGCTGACCGAGGCACAT GTGTGGAAAGACGCTGCGACTCGGACCTTCTACTCTTTGTCAGTTGGCTGGGGAGGAGTCATGACTCTTGCCTCCTATAGCAAATTTCACAACAACGTGTTGAAGGATGCCTTTGTTGTGACACTCACTAATGCAG AGGTGGTCACAACCTGCCTGATTGACTCCTTCCCTGAAACCTTCACCTCCAAACAAGCCACACTCACCATGGCCACCAGTGGGCTTCTCTACCTGCTGGGTCTACCTTGTCTCACTCGG gcAGGAATATACTAGGTGACTCTCATCGACCAGTTTGTTGCCAGTTGGGTTCTGCTCATCTTGGCTCTCTTGGAGATCATGGGTGTGGTCTACATTTATG GTGGAAACCGTTTCATGATAGATGCAGAGATGATGCTTGGCTACAGGAGTTCCAGCTACTGGTTTTGGTGGAGAGCGTGCTGGTTCTTCATTAGTCCCTGTGTCATACTG GTGATCCTGATCTGGTCTCTGCTGACCTTCACGCCCCCCACTTATGGCACAGTCCACTACCCGGTTTGGGCTCTCGCTCTGGGATGGTGCATGGTCGCGTTCAT CTGGAAGCTGATAAAAGTGCAGGGGAATGCagcggag CGTGTGAAGTCACTGTGCTCTCCCTCGGAAAAATGGCATCCTTATCTGGACGTGCATCGTGGTGAGCAGTACTCAGAAATAGACTGTGGCCAGGGGAAGCATCACAGCAAGTAG